A region from the Manihot esculenta cultivar AM560-2 chromosome 13, M.esculenta_v8, whole genome shotgun sequence genome encodes:
- the LOC110630466 gene encoding uncharacterized protein LOC110630466, which produces MKSSNQKQENSLQMATRGATDRSRVAFPLNTVEILREAVKLPARNEKLMLQLMILLLTPLYLLVLIHNLLAGPLLHKVEDDYEQSSVDQNDVRSLLGIELLLAGVFSILSLCGITLTIYASSTIYTGKHVEFSDLFSWIRVSWKNPLITWLYISFLTAIYIVLIIIIVKLLSVIISSSIWGWVVGILAVVLYHYLSAQWALALVVSVVEEDCGGRKAVIRARKQIAGREIQGWFLMGILAVISIPICVVFYVVITDDDDELGPLTQFGFGFFATVILCLDMFFTFVVFSVFWYECKQRYGEMESEAGHSLVCHELGVHN; this is translated from the coding sequence ATGAAGAGTTCAAACCAGAAACAAGAGAATTCATTGCAAATGGCTACACGAGGAGCAACTGATAGATCTCGGGTGGCTTTTCCATTGAATACCGTCGAAATTTTGAGGGAGGCCGTCAAGCTACCGGCAAGAAATGAGAAGTTGATGCTTCAACTCATGATCCTTTTACTTACCCCCTTATATCTCCTTGTCTTGATTCACAATCTTCTAGCAGGGCCTTTACTGCACAAGGTAGAAGATGATTACGAGCAATCTTCTGTAGATCAAAACGACGTAAGATCTCTTCTGGGTATTGAACTCCTCCTCGCCGGAGTCTTTTCGATTCTTTCCCTTTGTGGAATCACGTTAACCATTTATGCATCGTCGACGATTTATACTGGTAAACATGTAGAGTTCAGTGATCTCTTCTCATGGATTAGGGTTTCCTGGAAAAACCCATTGATCACATGGCTGTATATTTCTTTCCTCACTGCAATTTACATTGTTTTGATCATAATTATCGTCAAATTGTTGTCTGTAATAATCTCTAGTTCCATTTGGGGTTGGGTCGTGGGAATTCTGGCTGTCGTTCTTTATCATTATTTGTCTGCACAGTGGGCTCTAGCTCTTGTAGTTTCTGTCGTGGAAGAAGACTGTGGCGGAAGAAAGGCGGTGATCAGAGCCAGGAAACAGATCGCCGGAAGAGAAATACAAGGGTGGTTTCTGATGGGGATTCTGGCAGTAATAAGCATTCCGATCTGTGTTGTGTTCTATGTTGTAATaacagatgatgatgatgaactcGGTCCCTTAACTCAGTTTGGTTTTGGGTTCTTTGCAACTGTGATTCTTTGCTTAGATATGTTTTTCACCTTTGTGGTTTTCAGTGTTTTCTGGTATGAATGCAAGCAGAGATATGGCGAGATGGAATCAGAAGCTGGGCATAGTTTAGTTTGTCATGAACTTGGAGTTCACaattaa